One Osmerus eperlanus chromosome 13, fOsmEpe2.1, whole genome shotgun sequence genomic region harbors:
- the LOC134032324 gene encoding neuronal acetylcholine receptor subunit beta-2-like, with translation MAASVTATLALLVLTVASALGAEVEERLVNHLLSPERYNKLIRPAVNKSQQVTIYIQVSLAQLISVNEREQIMTTNCWLTQGWHDYRLMWDPEEYEGIKKIRLPSQHIWLPDIVLYNNADGTYEVSFYSNAVISNNGEVAWLPPAIYKSACKIEVRDFPFDQQNCTLKFRSWTYDRTEIDLILLSDFASRDDFKPSGEWDIVALPGRKNEDPFDATYLDITYDFIIKRKPLFYTINLIIPCVLITSLAILVFYLPSDCGEKMTLCISVLLALTVFLLLISKIVPPTSLAVPLIGKYLMFAMVLVTFSIVTSVCVLNVHHRSPSTHTMPPWVKRIFLYRLPSFLFMRRPGSSNIRERFRRKHHQRSYYSDLKLGDGAVAVAGAVAAAAESSPSSFFANEESARRYGWRISDLGDNTDLRKRMTVKCHAGVDEAVDGVRYVAEKMKSEDDDEGIIEDWKYVAMVIDRLFLWIFVLVCVTGTLGLFMQPLFQSYNTPTVDELEQN, from the exons ctgCCTTGGGcgctgaggtggaggagagactagTAAACCACTTGTTGTCTCCGGAGCGGTATAATAAGTTGATCAGACCAGCGGTCAACAAAAGCCAGCAGGTCACCATCTACATCCAGGTGTCCCTCGCGCAGCTTATCAGTGtg AATGAGAGGGAACAGATCATGACGACCAACTGCTGGCTCACTCAG GGGTGGCATGACTACAGGTTAATGTGGGACCCTGAGGAATATGAAGGCATTAAAAAGATTCGCCTCCCTTCCCAACACATCTGGCTTCCAGACATTGTCCTCTACAACAA tgcaGACGGGACCTACGAGGTGTCCTTCTACTCCAACGCCGTGATCTCCAACAACGGCGAGGTGGCCTGGCTCCCGCCCGCCATCTACAAGTCGGCGTGCAAGATCGAGGTGCGCGACTTCCCCTTCGACCAGCAGAACTGCACGCTCAAGTTCCGCTCCTGGACGTACGACCGCACGGAGATCGACCTCATCCTGCTCAGCGACTTCGCCAGCCGCGACGACTTCAAGCCCAGCGGCGAGTGGGACATCGTGGCGCTGCCCGGCCGCAAGAACGAGGACCCGTTCGATGCCACGTATCTGGACATCACCTACGACTTCATCATCAAGAGGAAGCCGCTGTTCTACACCATCAACCTGATCATCCCCTGTGTCCTCATCACCTCCCTGGCCATCCTGGTGTTCTACCTGCCCTCCGACTGCGGAGAGAAGATGACCCTGTGCATCTCCGTCCTGCTGGCCCTGACCGTGTTCCTGCTCCTGATCTCCAAGATCGTCCCGCCCACCTCCCTGGCGGTGCCGCTGATCGGCAAGTACCTGATGTTCGCCATGGTGCTGGTGACCTTCTCCATCGTGACCAGCGTGTGCGTGCTGAACGTGCACCACCGCTCGCCCAGCACGCACACCATGCCCCCCTGGGTCAAACGCATCTTCCTGTACCGCCTGCCCTCCTTCCTGTTTATGCGGCGCCCGGGGAGCTCGAACATCCGGGAGCGTTTCCGCCGGAAACACCATCAGCGCTCGTACTACTCCGACCTCAAGCTGGGGGACGGGGCGGTGGCGGTGGCTGGGGCGGTGGCGGCCGCGGCAGAGTCATCGCCCTCGTCCTTCTTTGCGAACGAGGAGTCGGCGCGACGCTACGGCTGGAGGATCAGCGACCTGGGGGACAACACGGACTTAAGGAAGAGGATGACGGTCAAGTGTCACGCCGGCGTGGACGAGGCGGTGGACGGGGTGCGCTACGTGGCCGAGAAGATGAAGAGTGAGGACGACGATGAAGGG atcATTGAAGACTGGAAGTATGTAGCCATGGTGATTGACAGGCTGTTCCTGTGGATCttcgtgttggtgtgtgtgactggcacCTTGGGCCTCTTCATGCAGCCTCTCTTCCAGAGCTACAACACCCCCACAGTGGACGAGCTAGAACAGAactga